A window of the Acidovorax sp. YS12 genome harbors these coding sequences:
- a CDS encoding DNA repair ATPase produces the protein MTTPPDPAIDASVAESSSYELLKKRLETQGDALLAKAQALNAARIGQFGQRDQQLLMRLRARTEHNCVARDLAYIGGNRLLFGYNVFMGLRRETRVEDVFAIYELAHHEGNGAPESDELVQVPLAGSFLDDPRFAADFNELYTYYKQATLQLLRPTPEFLLAAFQIGQQAQDIRVFRWKRESDGSLKYVDNRGERDLMPPPSHDFAWTPLTREHHVGGAHPHINVLDTLFVETIGGTLTIKVENNTETGLGIYEEPVDDANQALGDAEIAYARLGLLILLQVRPYRENATRYLVFNQRTQQVTRIDAIGASCMQLPEDHGIIFPGGYYLQSGEHKRFDLPPELTGQLRFTRMKRSPNGEDVAYIFYGTQPPPQGSPATLDAGCYAIFTYNLIDKALSPPILADGYSAFPDGRMLVFQAARGEATRVHPMQLWRTPFATEEYASRQPAGTGFYARVGNADLVRGISDLLAIARAVREQVPTRTAYEDLIRQCQRARDAYFWLDAGEAQNAAADLAAIDQAAQATLGEFEKVESIRQDTARALHKAEGQQRELMTAIASQMWRGPGDFVQALDKLRQRQGELQLLRELRYADLGLIDTMAEQLATEQRRVGERAMQFLAEEKAFDGQQKALAAVAAVLPQAATATQIAEQLGSLDAEAAGLDLLSEQLGNLPGGDAVQRTAILDRIALLYADINRLRADARARRRSLGAAEQRAEFGAQFKLFGQAVENALELSDTPEKCDEALTRLLAQLEDIEGRFAEQEEFLADIATQRETVYEALSARRQSLVEAQQRRAKALADAAGRILDGVPRRVAGLTEIAQVHSYFASDPMLAKLREQVAELRKLGAAVAADDIATRLATARDQAVRAVRDQRELSSGAQGGIKLGTHTFTVNKQPLDLTLVAHGDGLAWQITGTDYLAPAHDARLEALRPFWPQALVSETPQLARAEYLAAEWLDDTDGDELLVQLQDEASTAPLESLRRFAASRYQEGYQRGIHDDDALAIVRVLAPIQAAAGLLLYGPAERALAQLYWHQGLREESRQSLARRARSAQHIAQLFAQTAARATLEQEAAQGLRQFLTQHSALGEEWLPELAEALGAHAQDGSLINTLAEEAAAYLVRELAQAEDAPHWAISGAGEDLLHALQRTLDHGGLASAWQRDLQAAEPLERWRLARGWLRAFATSQDSGTEWIDDAATALTFQGPRRRVNVQLSANIDGLRGEHPRIREGSLPFHLNDLRRRVRHHRSHAVQGFTQLQALRHELLVQEKARLHLAQFQAKPLATFVRNRLIDEVYLPLVGNNLAKQLGAAGDAARTDRMGMLLLISPPGYGKTTLMEYVANRLGLVFVRINCPALGHGVTSIDPSTAPNSAARQELEKLNLGLAMGSNVMLYLDDIQHTHPEFLQKFIALADGTRRIEGVWQGQPRTWDMRGKRFAIVMSGNPYTESGDVFRIPDMLANRADIYNLGDVLSGREAVFALSYIENSLTAHPVTQPLASREPKDVQLLVRMAQGEAIDATAFAHPYSAVELDELTNLLRRLFKVRDVLLKVNLAYIESAAQDDRYRTAPPFRLQGSYRNMARLAPQVTPLMQDGELDALLRDHYRGEAQTLTTGAEENLLQLAHLIGRPTPDEAARWAEISDSFQRQRKLGGADDDPSVRVTRGLLDIARSVDALQPRQTTELLARPLVAIAQRLGTATPAQQAQTAVLERLEPALAALAEMARHLQSGTTQAQAQLRDGLHASAQAMQALQASTQALHTHSDAAQHQRMVEALLSLSVTYRQLIMPLVRAIETRMGADAKLHQEVERLEQMFDSLPHAPNAPKA, from the coding sequence ATGACCACCCCGCCCGACCCCGCCATCGACGCCAGCGTGGCCGAAAGCAGCAGCTACGAGCTGCTGAAAAAGCGCCTCGAAACCCAGGGCGACGCATTGCTCGCCAAGGCCCAGGCGCTCAACGCCGCGCGCATCGGCCAGTTCGGCCAGCGCGACCAGCAGTTGCTGATGCGCCTGCGCGCGCGCACCGAGCACAACTGCGTGGCGCGCGACCTGGCCTACATCGGCGGCAACCGGCTGCTGTTCGGCTACAACGTGTTCATGGGCCTGCGGCGCGAGACGCGGGTGGAGGACGTGTTCGCCATCTACGAACTCGCGCACCACGAAGGCAACGGCGCACCCGAAAGCGACGAACTGGTGCAGGTGCCCCTGGCGGGCAGCTTTTTGGACGACCCGCGCTTTGCCGCCGACTTCAACGAGCTGTACACCTACTACAAGCAGGCCACGCTGCAACTGCTGCGGCCCACGCCGGAGTTCCTGCTCGCGGCCTTCCAGATCGGCCAGCAGGCGCAGGACATCCGCGTGTTCCGCTGGAAGCGCGAGAGCGACGGCTCGCTGAAATACGTGGACAACCGGGGCGAGCGCGACCTGATGCCGCCGCCCAGCCACGACTTCGCGTGGACGCCGCTCACGCGCGAGCACCACGTGGGCGGCGCGCACCCGCACATCAACGTGCTGGACACGCTGTTCGTCGAAACCATCGGCGGCACGCTCACCATCAAGGTCGAGAACAACACCGAGACCGGCCTGGGCATCTACGAAGAACCGGTGGACGATGCCAACCAGGCCCTGGGCGACGCCGAGATCGCCTACGCCAGGCTGGGCCTCTTGATCCTGCTGCAGGTGCGCCCCTACCGCGAGAACGCCACACGCTACCTGGTCTTCAACCAGCGCACGCAGCAGGTCACGCGCATCGACGCCATCGGCGCCTCGTGCATGCAGCTGCCCGAGGACCACGGCATCATCTTCCCCGGCGGCTACTACCTGCAATCGGGCGAGCACAAGCGCTTCGACCTGCCGCCCGAGCTGACCGGCCAACTGCGCTTCACGCGCATGAAGCGCTCGCCCAACGGCGAGGACGTGGCCTACATCTTCTACGGCACGCAGCCGCCGCCGCAGGGCAGTCCCGCCACGCTGGATGCGGGCTGCTACGCCATCTTCACCTACAACCTGATCGACAAGGCCCTGTCGCCGCCCATCCTGGCCGACGGCTACAGCGCCTTCCCGGACGGGCGCATGCTGGTCTTCCAGGCCGCGCGCGGCGAGGCCACGCGGGTGCACCCCATGCAGCTCTGGCGCACGCCGTTTGCCACCGAGGAATACGCCAGCCGCCAGCCCGCAGGCACCGGCTTCTACGCCCGCGTGGGCAATGCCGACCTGGTGCGCGGCATCTCCGACCTGCTGGCCATTGCCCGCGCCGTGCGCGAGCAGGTGCCCACGCGCACCGCGTACGAGGACCTCATCCGCCAGTGCCAGCGCGCGCGCGACGCCTACTTCTGGCTCGACGCCGGCGAAGCGCAGAACGCCGCCGCCGACCTGGCCGCCATCGACCAGGCCGCGCAGGCCACGCTGGGCGAGTTCGAGAAGGTCGAAAGCATCCGCCAGGACACGGCCCGCGCCCTGCACAAGGCCGAGGGCCAGCAGCGCGAGCTGATGACCGCCATCGCCAGCCAGATGTGGCGCGGCCCCGGCGACTTCGTGCAGGCGCTGGACAAGCTGCGCCAGCGCCAGGGCGAACTGCAACTGCTGCGCGAGCTGCGCTATGCCGACCTGGGCCTGATCGACACGATGGCCGAGCAGCTCGCCACCGAGCAGCGCCGCGTGGGCGAGCGCGCCATGCAGTTCCTGGCTGAGGAAAAAGCCTTCGACGGCCAGCAAAAAGCGCTGGCCGCCGTGGCCGCCGTGCTGCCGCAGGCGGCCACCGCCACCCAGATTGCGGAACAGTTGGGCAGCCTGGACGCCGAGGCAGCGGGCCTGGATTTACTGAGCGAACAACTGGGCAACCTGCCCGGCGGCGACGCGGTGCAGCGCACCGCCATCCTCGACCGCATCGCGCTACTGTACGCCGACATCAACCGCCTGCGCGCCGATGCGCGTGCGCGCCGCCGCAGTTTGGGCGCGGCGGAGCAGCGGGCCGAGTTCGGCGCGCAGTTCAAGCTGTTCGGGCAGGCGGTGGAGAACGCGCTGGAGCTGTCGGACACGCCCGAGAAGTGCGACGAAGCGCTGACGCGCCTGCTGGCGCAACTGGAGGACATTGAAGGCCGCTTTGCCGAGCAGGAAGAGTTTTTGGCCGACATTGCCACACAGCGCGAGACGGTCTATGAAGCGCTCTCCGCCCGCCGCCAAAGCCTGGTGGAAGCCCAGCAGCGCCGCGCCAAGGCCCTGGCCGACGCGGCGGGCCGCATCCTCGACGGCGTGCCGCGCCGCGTGGCGGGCCTCACTGAAATCGCGCAGGTCCACAGCTACTTCGCGTCCGACCCCATGCTCGCCAAGCTGCGCGAGCAGGTGGCCGAGCTGCGCAAGCTGGGCGCGGCGGTGGCGGCGGATGACATTGCGACGCGCCTTGCCACCGCACGCGACCAGGCCGTGCGCGCGGTGCGCGACCAGCGTGAACTCTCATCGGGCGCGCAGGGTGGCATCAAGCTGGGCACGCACACCTTCACGGTCAACAAGCAGCCGCTCGATTTGACGCTGGTGGCGCATGGCGACGGCCTCGCGTGGCAGATCACCGGCACCGACTACCTCGCACCCGCGCACGATGCGCGGCTGGAAGCGCTGCGCCCGTTCTGGCCACAGGCGCTGGTGTCGGAAACGCCACAGCTTGCGCGCGCCGAATACCTTGCCGCCGAATGGCTGGACGATACCGACGGGGACGAACTGCTGGTGCAGTTGCAGGACGAAGCCTCCACCGCCCCGCTCGAAAGCCTGCGCCGCTTCGCCGCCAGCCGCTACCAGGAGGGCTACCAGCGCGGCATCCACGACGACGACGCCCTCGCCATCGTGCGCGTGCTCGCGCCCATCCAGGCGGCGGCGGGCCTGCTGCTCTACGGCCCGGCCGAACGCGCGCTGGCGCAGCTCTACTGGCACCAGGGCCTGCGCGAGGAAAGCCGCCAGTCCCTGGCCCGCCGCGCCCGCAGCGCGCAGCACATCGCCCAGCTCTTCGCGCAGACCGCCGCGCGCGCAACGCTGGAGCAGGAAGCCGCGCAGGGCCTGCGCCAGTTCCTCACGCAGCACTCCGCGCTGGGCGAGGAATGGCTGCCCGAACTCGCCGAGGCGCTGGGCGCCCATGCGCAGGACGGCTCCCTCATCAACACCCTGGCCGAAGAAGCCGCTGCCTACCTCGTGCGCGAACTCGCGCAGGCCGAAGATGCGCCGCATTGGGCTATCAGCGGCGCAGGCGAAGACCTGTTGCACGCCCTGCAACGCACACTGGACCACGGCGGCCTCGCCAGTGCATGGCAGCGCGACCTGCAAGCGGCCGAGCCGCTGGAGCGCTGGCGACTCGCACGCGGCTGGCTGCGCGCCTTCGCCACGTCGCAAGACAGCGGTACTGAATGGATCGACGACGCCGCCACCGCCCTCACTTTCCAAGGCCCACGCCGCCGCGTCAACGTGCAACTGAGCGCAAACATCGACGGCCTGCGCGGCGAACACCCGCGCATCCGCGAAGGCTCCCTGCCCTTTCACCTCAACGACCTGCGCCGCCGCGTGCGCCACCACCGCAGCCACGCGGTGCAGGGATTCACGCAACTGCAAGCCCTGCGCCACGAACTGCTGGTGCAGGAAAAAGCCCGCCTGCACCTCGCCCAGTTCCAGGCCAAGCCGCTCGCCACCTTCGTGCGCAACCGGCTCATCGACGAGGTGTACCTGCCCCTGGTCGGCAACAACCTCGCCAAGCAGTTGGGCGCGGCGGGCGACGCCGCACGCACCGACCGCATGGGCATGCTGCTGCTCATCTCCCCGCCCGGCTACGGCAAGACCACGCTGATGGAATACGTGGCGAACCGCCTGGGCCTGGTGTTCGTGCGCATCAACTGCCCCGCGCTCGGCCACGGCGTGACCAGCATCGACCCCTCCACCGCCCCCAACAGCGCCGCCCGGCAGGAGCTGGAAAAGCTCAACCTCGGCCTCGCCATGGGCAGCAACGTGATGCTGTACCTGGACGACATCCAGCACACGCACCCCGAGTTCCTGCAGAAGTTCATCGCCCTGGCCGACGGCACGCGCCGCATCGAGGGCGTGTGGCAGGGCCAGCCGCGCACCTGGGACATGCGCGGCAAGCGCTTCGCCATCGTCATGTCGGGCAACCCGTACACCGAGTCGGGCGACGTGTTCCGCATCCCCGACATGCTGGCCAACCGGGCCGACATCTACAACCTGGGCGACGTGCTCTCGGGCCGCGAGGCGGTGTTTGCGCTGTCGTACATCGAGAACAGCCTGACGGCCCACCCCGTCACCCAGCCGCTGGCCTCGCGCGAGCCGAAGGACGTGCAGTTGCTGGTGCGCATGGCGCAGGGCGAGGCCATCGACGCGACCGCCTTCGCCCACCCCTACAGCGCCGTCGAACTGGACGAGCTGACGAACCTGCTGCGCCGCCTGTTCAAGGTGCGCGACGTGCTGCTCAAGGTCAACCTCGCCTACATCGAATCCGCCGCGCAGGACGACCGCTACCGGACGGCGCCACCGTTTCGCCTGCAAGGCAGCTACCGCAACATGGCGCGCCTCGCGCCCCAGGTCACACCGCTGATGCAGGACGGCGAACTCGACGCCCTGCTGCGCGACCACTACCGGGGCGAGGCGCAGACGCTGACCACGGGCGCGGAAGAAAACCTGCTGCAGCTCGCCCACCTCATCGGCCGCCCCACGCCCGACGAAGCCGCGCGCTGGGCCGAGATCAGCGACAGCTTCCAGCGCCAGCGCAAGCTCGGCGGCGCCGACGACGACCCCAGCGTGCGCGTGACGCGCGGGCTGCTCGACATCGCGCGCAGCGTGGATGCGCTGCAGCCACGCCAGACCACCGAGCTGCTGGCACGCCCGCTGGTCGCCATCGCCCAGCGCCTGGGCACGGCCACGCCCGCGCAACAGGCCCAGACGGCGGTGCTGGAGCGGCTGGAGCCCGCGCTCGCCGCCCTGGCCGAGATGGCCCGCCACCTGCAAAGCGGCACCACCCAGGCCCAGGCGCAGTTGCGCGACGGCCTGCACGCCTCGGCCCAGGCCATGCAAGCGCTGCAGGCCAGCACCCAGGCGCTGCACACGCACAGCGACGCGGCGCAGCACCAGCGCATGGTGGAGGCGCTGCTCTCGCTCTCGGTCACCTACCGCCAGCTCATCATGCCGCTGGTGCGCGCCATCGAAACCCGCATGGGCGCCGACGCCAAGCTGCACCAGGAAGTGGAGCGGCTGGAGCAGATGTTCGACAGCCTGCCGCATGCACCGAATGCACCGAAGGCATGA
- a CDS encoding DUF1016 domain-containing protein, with protein MKPTLHSPADAGRLLTELRGLIEQARTHVAQTANAAQTMLYWYVGQRIHKEVLREGRASYGEEILPTLSAKLQPSYGQGFSARNLARMVKFAEVFPDERIVATLSRQLSWSHFIEILPLKQPLERAYYAELCRIERWSVRTLRERIASQLYLRTAISRQPEQVVQAEISHLREGGQMTPDLVFRDPYMLDFLGLPHGYSERDLEGAILREMEGFLLELGVGFTFVARQKRISVGADDFYLDLLFYHRHLRRLVAVELKLEKFQPAHKGQMELYLRWLDQHDRAAGEEPPIGLILCAGKDTEQVELMDLGASNIRVAEYLAHIPDTALLQAQLHRAVQLARERAAPAALPPAPSDG; from the coding sequence ATGAAGCCCACACTTCATTCACCCGCCGACGCGGGCCGCCTGCTGACCGAACTGCGCGGCCTGATCGAGCAGGCGCGCACGCACGTTGCGCAGACGGCCAATGCCGCGCAAACCATGCTGTATTGGTACGTGGGCCAGCGCATCCACAAGGAAGTGCTGCGGGAAGGGCGGGCCAGCTACGGCGAGGAGATTTTGCCGACACTGTCGGCAAAATTGCAGCCGAGCTACGGGCAGGGGTTCAGCGCCCGCAACTTGGCGCGCATGGTCAAGTTCGCGGAAGTTTTTCCCGACGAACGAATTGTCGCGACGCTGTCGCGACAATTGAGCTGGAGCCACTTCATCGAAATCCTGCCCCTCAAGCAGCCCCTGGAGCGCGCGTACTACGCCGAGCTGTGCCGCATCGAGCGCTGGAGCGTCCGCACCCTGCGCGAGCGCATCGCCAGCCAGTTGTACCTGCGCACCGCCATCTCCAGGCAGCCCGAGCAAGTCGTGCAGGCCGAGATCAGCCACCTGCGCGAAGGCGGCCAGATGACGCCCGACCTCGTGTTCCGCGACCCGTACATGCTCGACTTCCTGGGCCTGCCGCACGGCTACAGCGAGCGCGACCTCGAAGGCGCCATCCTGCGCGAGATGGAGGGCTTCCTGCTGGAGCTGGGCGTGGGCTTCACCTTCGTGGCGCGGCAAAAGCGCATCAGCGTGGGGGCGGACGACTTCTACCTCGACCTGCTTTTCTACCACCGCCATCTGCGGCGGCTGGTGGCGGTGGAGTTGAAGCTGGAGAAGTTCCAGCCCGCGCACAAGGGCCAGATGGAGCTGTACCTGCGCTGGCTGGACCAGCACGACCGCGCAGCGGGTGAGGAGCCGCCCATCGGCCTGATCCTGTGCGCGGGCAAGGACACGGAGCAGGTCGAACTGATGGACCTGGGCGCTTCCAACATCCGCGTGGCGGAATACCTGGCGCACATCCCCGATACGGCGCTGTTGCAGGCGCAACTGCACCGTGCGGTGCAATTGGCACGCGAGCGTGCGGCCCCCGCAGCACTGCCCCCGGCCCCATCGGATGGCTGA
- a CDS encoding ubiquinone biosynthesis protein encodes MREFLSVILGFPTFVFSLLLVVVLVYWLLAIAGLVDFGESDIDLDIGQHADTPGDHLGAIASYVVAFGLSGVPFSIVVSLLVVVGWTLSTFASIWLLAWVPTLPLQVAAGLAVLLASAALSLVITARLVRPLRGAFTTRYGLHSADLVGQPCRILTGIVDEKQGRAEVAQRGAGINIRVWAPSPNTLRRGSQALVLEYDATTHRYLVQPLDP; translated from the coding sequence ATGCGCGAATTCCTCTCCGTCATCCTGGGTTTTCCCACCTTCGTGTTCAGCCTGCTGCTGGTGGTGGTGCTGGTGTACTGGCTGCTGGCCATCGCCGGCCTGGTGGACTTCGGCGAGAGCGACATCGACCTGGACATCGGCCAGCACGCCGACACGCCGGGCGACCACCTCGGCGCCATCGCCAGCTACGTGGTGGCGTTCGGCCTGTCGGGCGTGCCGTTCTCCATCGTCGTCTCGCTGCTGGTGGTGGTCGGCTGGACGCTGTCCACCTTCGCCAGCATCTGGCTGCTGGCCTGGGTGCCCACGCTGCCACTGCAGGTCGCGGCGGGCCTGGCGGTGCTGCTGGCCAGCGCGGCGCTGTCCCTGGTCATCACCGCGCGCCTGGTGCGCCCGCTGCGCGGCGCGTTCACCACGCGCTACGGGCTGCACAGCGCCGACCTGGTGGGCCAGCCCTGCCGCATCCTCACCGGCATCGTGGACGAAAAGCAGGGCCGCGCCGAAGTGGCCCAGCGCGGCGCGGGCATCAACATCCGCGTCTGGGCGCCCAGCCCCAACACATTGCGCCGCGGCAGCCAGGCGCTGGTCCTCGAATACGACGCCACAACGCACCGCTACCTGGTGCAGCCCCTCGACCCGTGA
- a CDS encoding PspA/IM30 family protein — protein sequence MTVIKKLVTLLRGSARELGQSVVDNNATRIYEQEIVDARHSIAEAKTELTAVMAKEMQTARDIERIQGEIRRHEDMAMQALDKAEEGLAEKVAEKVAALEGELQAQTAAHAGFAVQVGKLKDLIRAAEARVREHEREIGIAKTTESVYRATQSISDSMGATGSRLTSARESLERIKKRHEDLADRMAAAETLDKEFGHQALEHELAAAGIGDSDKSRAAAVMARLRARRTSGGPANNG from the coding sequence ATGACCGTCATCAAGAAACTCGTCACCCTGCTGCGCGGCAGCGCGCGCGAACTGGGCCAGAGCGTGGTGGACAACAACGCCACGCGCATCTACGAGCAGGAGATCGTCGATGCCCGCCACAGCATCGCCGAGGCCAAGACCGAACTCACCGCCGTGATGGCCAAGGAGATGCAGACGGCGCGCGACATCGAGCGCATCCAGGGCGAGATCCGCCGCCACGAGGACATGGCGATGCAGGCGCTGGACAAGGCCGAGGAGGGCCTGGCCGAGAAGGTGGCCGAGAAGGTGGCCGCGCTGGAGGGCGAGCTGCAGGCGCAGACCGCCGCGCACGCCGGCTTCGCCGTGCAGGTGGGCAAGCTCAAGGACCTGATCCGCGCGGCCGAGGCGCGCGTGCGCGAGCACGAGCGCGAGATCGGCATCGCCAAGACCACCGAGAGCGTGTACCGCGCCACGCAGAGCATCTCCGACAGCATGGGCGCCACGGGTTCGCGCCTGACCAGCGCGCGCGAGTCGCTGGAGCGCATCAAGAAGCGCCACGAGGACCTGGCCGACCGCATGGCCGCCGCCGAAACGCTGGACAAGGAATTCGGCCACCAGGCGCTGGAGCACGAGCTGGCCGCCGCCGGCATTGGCGACAGCGACAAGAGCCGCGCCGCCGCCGTGATGGCCCGGCTGCGCGCGCGCCGCACCAGCGGCGGCCCGGCCAACAACGGCTGA
- a CDS encoding DUF2170 family protein, whose product MTALLRQLSHLDTLLSALMGGAAVQLQPITGEVPVIQVSIEGREELPIFVTCSDNQVICLCYLWTEADVQPARRAALHEALLDLNPSVPLSSFGRVDGRYMLTGALARGARAEDVAHEVAVLSDNALDALDALADYLH is encoded by the coding sequence ATGACCGCGTTGCTTCGCCAGCTCAGTCACCTGGACACGCTGCTGTCGGCCCTGATGGGCGGCGCGGCCGTGCAATTGCAACCCATCACGGGCGAGGTGCCCGTGATCCAGGTCAGCATCGAGGGGCGCGAGGAGCTGCCCATCTTCGTGACCTGCTCCGACAACCAGGTCATCTGCCTGTGCTACCTCTGGACCGAGGCCGACGTGCAGCCCGCGCGCCGCGCCGCGCTGCACGAGGCGCTGCTGGACCTGAACCCTTCCGTGCCGCTGTCGTCCTTCGGCCGCGTCGATGGCCGCTACATGCTCACCGGCGCGCTGGCGCGCGGCGCCCGCGCCGAGGACGTGGCCCATGAAGTCGCCGTCCTGAGCGACAACGCGCTCGATGCGCTCGACGCGCTGGCCGATTACCTGCACTAA
- a CDS encoding adenosylhomocysteinase, which yields MSAATPADTAIADISLAAWGRKEIAIAETEMSGLMAIREEFAASQPLKGARITGSLHMTIQTAVLIETLKALGADVRWASCNIFSTQDHAAAAIAAGGTPVFAIKGESLQDYWDYTHRIFEFGNKGPNMILDDGGDATLLMHLGQRAEKDASVLANPGSEEERILFAAIQAKLAHDATWYTRMSAEIIGVTEETTTGVHRLNEMSAKGTLLFRAINVNDSVTKSKFDNLYGCRESLVDGIKRATDVMIAGKVALVAGYGDVGKGCAQALAALRAQVWVTEIDPINALQAAMEGFKVVTMEYAADKADIFVTTTGNKDVIRHEHMVAMKNESIVCNIGHFDNEIDVASIEKYQWEEVKPQVDHVIFPDGKRITLLAKGRLVNLGCATGHPSFVMSSSFANQTIAQIELFTKQGDYQAGKVYVLPKVLDEKVARLHLKKVGAQLTELTDAQAAYIGVKKEGPYKADTYRY from the coding sequence ATGAGTGCTGCAACCCCCGCCGATACCGCCATCGCCGACATTTCCCTGGCCGCCTGGGGCCGCAAGGAAATCGCCATCGCCGAGACCGAGATGTCCGGCCTGATGGCCATCCGCGAGGAGTTCGCCGCCAGCCAGCCCCTGAAGGGCGCGCGCATCACCGGCTCGCTGCACATGACCATCCAGACGGCCGTGCTGATCGAGACGCTGAAAGCCCTGGGCGCCGACGTGCGCTGGGCCTCGTGCAACATCTTCTCCACGCAGGACCATGCCGCCGCCGCTATCGCCGCCGGCGGCACGCCGGTGTTCGCCATCAAGGGCGAGTCGCTGCAGGACTACTGGGACTACACGCACCGCATCTTCGAGTTCGGAAACAAGGGCCCGAACATGATCCTGGACGACGGCGGCGATGCCACGCTGCTGATGCACCTGGGCCAGCGCGCCGAGAAGGACGCCTCGGTGCTCGCCAACCCCGGCAGCGAGGAAGAGCGCATCCTGTTCGCCGCCATCCAGGCCAAGCTCGCGCACGACGCCACCTGGTACACGCGCATGAGCGCCGAGATCATCGGCGTGACCGAGGAGACCACCACCGGCGTGCACCGCCTGAACGAGATGAGCGCCAAGGGCACGCTGCTGTTCCGCGCCATCAACGTCAACGACTCCGTCACCAAGAGCAAGTTCGACAACCTCTACGGCTGCCGCGAGTCGCTGGTGGACGGCATCAAGCGCGCCACCGACGTGATGATCGCGGGCAAGGTGGCCCTGGTGGCCGGCTACGGCGACGTGGGCAAGGGCTGCGCCCAGGCCCTGGCCGCCCTGCGCGCCCAGGTGTGGGTGACCGAGATCGACCCCATCAACGCGCTGCAGGCCGCGATGGAAGGCTTCAAGGTCGTGACCATGGAGTACGCCGCCGACAAGGCTGACATCTTCGTGACCACCACCGGCAACAAGGACGTGATCCGCCACGAGCACATGGTGGCGATGAAGAACGAATCCATCGTCTGCAACATCGGCCACTTCGACAACGAGATCGACGTGGCGTCGATCGAAAAGTACCAGTGGGAAGAGGTCAAGCCCCAGGTGGACCATGTGATCTTCCCCGATGGCAAGCGCATCACCCTGCTGGCCAAGGGCCGCCTGGTCAACCTCGGCTGCGCCACCGGCCACCCGAGCTTCGTGATGAGCAGCAGCTTCGCCAACCAGACCATCGCGCAGATCGAGCTGTTCACCAAGCAGGGCGACTACCAGGCCGGCAAGGTCTACGTGCTGCCCAAGGTGCTCGACGAAAAGGTCGCGCGCCTGCACCTGAAGAAGGTCGGCGCCCAGCTCACCGAGCTGACCGACGCGCAGGCCGCCTACATCGGCGTGAAGAAGGAAGGCCCGTACAAGGCCGACACCTACCGCTACTGA
- a CDS encoding TlyA family RNA methyltransferase, producing MRADVFLVEGGHAATRSQAQRLIAAGVQWRLAPTLPWNAVAKNGDEIPAGAEVQLLDAAEAKYLSRGGLKLEGALAAAGLRVDGLCCLDVGQSTGGFTDCLLAHGAAQVVGVDVGQGQLHERLRGDARVIGVEGLNARHMTPEALREACEEALCERIEAEPEDNDTQPVAPYAWMRNGGVVDEAYDDSDDAKEHDVEAFKAERAAKAQARAAGHVATVRQRRAGREGVAIPAAFDLVTGDLSFISLTLVLPALVPLLAPQGQLLLLAKPQFELQPGQVGKGGIVRDAALFPVVEQRLRDCCAQLGLQVLGWHGSAIEGGDGNREFFIHARRSA from the coding sequence ATGCGCGCCGATGTTTTTCTGGTGGAAGGCGGCCATGCCGCGACCCGCTCCCAGGCCCAGCGCCTGATCGCCGCCGGCGTGCAGTGGCGCCTGGCGCCCACGCTGCCGTGGAACGCCGTGGCCAAGAACGGCGATGAGATTCCCGCTGGCGCCGAGGTGCAATTGCTCGACGCCGCCGAGGCCAAGTACCTCTCGCGCGGCGGCCTCAAGCTCGAAGGCGCGCTGGCCGCGGCCGGCCTGCGCGTGGACGGCCTGTGCTGCCTCGACGTGGGCCAGAGCACGGGCGGCTTCACCGACTGCCTGCTCGCGCACGGCGCGGCCCAGGTGGTGGGTGTGGACGTGGGCCAGGGCCAACTGCACGAGCGCCTGCGCGGCGACGCGCGCGTGATCGGCGTGGAAGGGCTGAACGCCCGCCACATGACGCCCGAGGCCCTGCGCGAAGCCTGCGAGGAAGCGCTGTGCGAGCGCATCGAGGCCGAGCCCGAGGACAACGACACCCAGCCCGTGGCGCCCTACGCCTGGATGCGCAACGGCGGCGTGGTCGATGAAGCCTACGACGACAGCGACGACGCCAAGGAGCACGACGTCGAAGCCTTCAAGGCCGAGCGCGCCGCCAAGGCCCAGGCGCGCGCCGCCGGCCACGTGGCCACCGTGCGCCAGCGCCGCGCCGGGCGCGAGGGCGTGGCCATTCCCGCCGCGTTCGACCTGGTCACGGGCGACCTGTCCTTCATCTCGCTCACGCTGGTGCTGCCCGCGCTGGTGCCGCTGCTGGCGCCGCAGGGCCAACTGCTGCTGCTGGCCAAGCCGCAGTTCGAGCTGCAGCCGGGCCAGGTGGGCAAGGGCGGCATCGTGCGCGACGCCGCGCTGTTCCCCGTGGTCGAGCAGCGCCTGCGCGACTGCTGCGCGCAGCTGGGCCTGCAGGTGCTGGGCTGGCACGGCAGCGCCATCGAAGGCGGCGACGGCAACCGCGAGTTCTTCATTCACGCCAGGAGGTCGGCATGA